A single Desulfurobacterium sp. TC5-1 DNA region contains:
- a CDS encoding metal-dependent hydrolase: MAKLRYLGHAAFYVEGNGLKALIDPFLSQNPWNIAQPEEFTDINYIFVTHGHGDHLGDAIEIAKRTGATIVSIFETASYCGSKGANIHAMHIGGTYQFPFGRVKLTPAAHGSAIVEGDKVIYGGNPCGIIIEVEGKNLYHAGDTGLIADMELLGKYENIDVALLPIGGNFTMDPGDAAIAAEMIKPKVAIPMHYKTWPVIDKDPEDFKKLAEERGIRVEIVKPGQEYEF; the protein is encoded by the coding sequence ATGGCAAAACTAAGGTATTTAGGCCATGCAGCTTTCTACGTGGAGGGAAACGGGCTAAAAGCTCTTATTGACCCATTTCTATCACAGAACCCATGGAACATAGCCCAACCTGAAGAGTTTACAGATATAAACTACATCTTCGTTACCCACGGCCACGGCGACCACTTAGGTGACGCCATTGAAATAGCAAAGAGAACCGGCGCAACTATAGTCTCAATCTTTGAAACTGCATCCTACTGCGGATCAAAGGGAGCAAACATTCACGCAATGCACATAGGTGGAACATACCAGTTCCCGTTTGGAAGGGTAAAACTAACACCGGCAGCCCACGGAAGTGCAATCGTCGAAGGCGATAAAGTCATCTACGGTGGAAATCCGTGTGGAATAATAATAGAAGTTGAGGGCAAAAACCTTTATCACGCCGGCGATACAGGACTTATTGCCGACATGGAACTTTTAGGAAAATATGAAAATATAGATGTAGCACTCCTGCCAATCGGTGGAAACTTTACCATGGACCCAGGAGACGCCGCCATAGCAGCTGAAATGATAAAACCGAAAGTTGCCATACCGATGCACTACAAAACCTGGCCGGTTATAGATAAAGACCCGGAAGATTTCAAAAAGCTGGCTGAAGAAAGAGGTATCAGGGTTGAAATAGTAAAACCGGGTCAGGAGTACGAATTCTAA
- a CDS encoding patatin-like phospholipase family protein yields MKKIGIALSGGFLRGVAHAGFLKGLEQKGICPAAISGASAGSIIGALYAYGYNPDKIVEVALSLNWKQLATPSFKGGLFKLTKLKKKLEEFIGDVDIKELKIPFALTVVDLKTLKVRFVTEGKASDWIVASCSIPPLFAPWKIDGNYYIDGGIRNAMPAEFPRVSGCDIVIGSSVHFVNPEYNPESLTDVAMRSAMAQVLENQQYREPFCDIVVNHYLPGSPFDFKNIEKFFKTGYENGLKTAEEIKKWL; encoded by the coding sequence ATGAAAAAGATAGGAATTGCCCTTTCCGGCGGCTTCCTCAGGGGAGTTGCTCATGCCGGATTTTTAAAAGGTCTGGAACAAAAGGGTATCTGTCCTGCTGCCATTTCCGGTGCAAGTGCCGGTTCGATAATAGGTGCTCTTTACGCTTACGGATACAATCCTGATAAAATTGTTGAAGTTGCACTGTCTCTAAACTGGAAGCAGTTAGCAACTCCGTCCTTCAAAGGTGGTCTTTTCAAACTGACAAAGTTGAAAAAGAAACTGGAAGAATTCATTGGCGACGTAGACATAAAAGAGCTCAAAATTCCATTTGCCCTCACCGTCGTTGATCTTAAAACACTTAAAGTCAGATTCGTTACAGAGGGAAAAGCTTCCGATTGGATAGTCGCTTCCTGTTCAATACCGCCCCTATTTGCTCCCTGGAAAATAGACGGAAATTACTACATAGACGGCGGAATAAGAAACGCCATGCCTGCTGAATTTCCAAGGGTTTCTGGATGCGACATCGTCATAGGTTCAAGCGTTCACTTCGTAAATCCTGAATACAATCCCGAATCTCTCACAGATGTTGCTATGAGAAGTGCTATGGCACAGGTTCTTGAAAACCAGCAGTACAGAGAGCCCTTCTGCGACATTGTTGTCAACCACTACCTGCCCGGTTCGCCGTTTGACTTCAAAAACATTGAAAAATTTTTTAAAACCGGATATGAAAATGGTTTAAAAACGGCAGAGGAGATTAAAAAATGGCTCTGA
- a CDS encoding acylphosphatase — protein MALKTLHAFVSGRVQGVGYRAFTRSKAKSLGLKGFVRNLPDGRVEVVAEGDEEKLERLLGYLREGPFFADVKDVKYSYSNYRGVYEDFEITY, from the coding sequence ATGGCTCTGAAGACACTCCACGCCTTCGTATCAGGAAGGGTTCAGGGCGTAGGATACAGAGCATTCACACGTTCAAAGGCAAAATCCCTGGGATTAAAAGGTTTCGTGAGGAATCTTCCGGACGGAAGAGTTGAGGTCGTTGCTGAAGGCGATGAGGAAAAACTCGAAAGACTCCTTGGCTACCTTAGAGAAGGGCCTTTCTTTGCAGATGTTAAAGATGTAAAATACAGCTACTCCAACTACAGAGGCGTGTATGAAGATTTTGAAATCACTTATTAA
- a CDS encoding LysM peptidoglycan-binding domain-containing protein, whose amino-acid sequence MKILKSLIKVFIIVLTISVTATASTYIVKKGDSLNKIAEKFGTTTTEIILSNKLKPPYVIYPGQRLVIPERYKIYRVRKGDSLNRIARKFGVSLKALIKENHLRKPYKIYPGQRLKIPAGKVSLRQQTKRETSKTKIIRYRVRRGDYLGKIAKKFGTTVRNIIEINHLKRPYRIYRGQILKIPVKRNYKSSNTKAETVETPKYSMLRKVPIYKYYRVRRGDSIGKIAKKFGVSVRSIIRVNHIRKPYLIRPGQRLKILVGYKDRLALNRPIEFKMPLDGQIDTTIRAKGYKGIFIIAPPGEPVKAAEVGIVKFAGKDDKFLKKYGNVIILEHPQGYTTIYASLGRIDVKPGQLVHRGEVIGTSGISGDWGRSGLYFEISRIHNGKAYPLNPLEVLR is encoded by the coding sequence ATGAAGATTTTGAAATCACTTATTAAAGTTTTTATTATAGTTCTCACAATCTCCGTTACAGCAACTGCTTCAACGTACATCGTAAAAAAGGGGGATTCCCTCAATAAGATAGCCGAAAAATTTGGTACAACAACTACAGAAATTATTCTCTCAAATAAACTAAAACCACCTTACGTAATATATCCAGGACAACGTCTTGTTATACCGGAACGGTACAAAATCTACAGAGTGAGGAAAGGTGATTCTCTAAACAGAATAGCCAGAAAGTTCGGCGTTTCCCTGAAAGCCCTTATCAAAGAAAACCATCTTCGAAAACCATATAAAATATATCCCGGACAAAGGCTAAAAATCCCGGCAGGAAAAGTTTCTCTCCGGCAGCAAACTAAAAGGGAAACTTCCAAAACAAAAATTATCAGATACAGGGTAAGGAGAGGAGACTATCTCGGAAAGATTGCCAAAAAATTTGGGACAACCGTAAGAAATATCATTGAAATCAACCACCTAAAAAGACCTTACCGAATATACAGGGGACAGATATTAAAAATTCCTGTAAAAAGAAATTACAAAAGTAGCAATACAAAGGCAGAAACGGTAGAAACCCCAAAATATTCAATGTTGAGGAAAGTTCCAATATACAAATACTACCGGGTAAGGCGCGGGGACTCGATAGGAAAAATTGCAAAAAAATTTGGCGTCTCCGTTAGAAGCATAATAAGAGTAAACCACATTAGAAAACCTTACCTCATAAGACCGGGACAGAGGTTAAAAATTCTTGTTGGCTACAAAGACCGCCTTGCCCTAAACAGACCAATTGAATTCAAAATGCCACTTGACGGGCAGATAGACACCACCATAAGAGCAAAAGGATACAAGGGAATATTCATAATAGCCCCACCGGGAGAACCTGTTAAAGCAGCAGAGGTTGGTATAGTTAAGTTTGCGGGGAAGGATGACAAGTTCCTGAAAAAGTATGGAAACGTCATCATTCTTGAGCATCCTCAAGGATATACGACCATTTATGCATCTCTGGGCAGAATAGATGTAAAACCCGGACAGCTGGTTCACAGAGGAGAGGTTATAGGGACTTCTGGAATATCCGGCGACTGGGGAAGAAGCGGTCTATACTTTGAAATAAGCAGAATTCATAACGGAAAAGCATATCCTCTCAATCCTTTAGAGGTTTTAAGGTAA
- a CDS encoding VanZ family protein produces the protein MNLDRKVKSIFIFSLISIYIFSVIPVQALPPTNDKLNHIAAFLYLALLGSFWIDRARLFLLLFSYGVFIELTQLFVPGRCCDWKDVVADTIGIAAGFLLFSAASSLLCLVGKDKKR, from the coding sequence GTGAACTTGGATAGGAAAGTAAAAAGTATCTTTATTTTTTCTCTTATCTCTATTTACATTTTTTCCGTCATTCCTGTTCAGGCACTTCCACCTACAAACGATAAGCTTAATCACATTGCTGCTTTTCTCTATCTTGCTCTTTTAGGCAGTTTTTGGATTGATAGAGCCAGGCTTTTTTTATTACTTTTTTCTTATGGTGTTTTTATAGAGCTTACGCAGCTTTTTGTCCCGGGTAGGTGCTGTGACTGGAAGGACGTTGTTGCTGATACAATCGGTATAGCTGCTGGATTTCTGTTGTTTTCGGCTGCATCATCTCTTCTTTGTCTGGTAGGTAAGGACAAGAAACGCTAA
- a CDS encoding DNA repair protein RecN, with amino-acid sequence MLSELSIRNFATIKEAELIFDNGLNVIVGETGAGKSLLLGAVGFLKGDRVKLPISNGTVVEAVFERDGEEIIVRREIVNGRTRFFLNGRRVPQQLVKENIAPLITIQSQHESITLLKPSRQLKIVDQFAGNSDLLEEYRAAYTLFLKAKERLETLKESMAEKKRKIDVLKFQINELESVEWGEEIENELSRLVDILSKAEKIKEVMALSRAELYEGEDSAHSKIGRVLREIEELDVEDLIEELSDIHYRIEGFVFELEKRLSIPETESSLEEIEDRLYEMRKLKEKYGPSWGDVRVFYERAKAELEELENIDFKIESAEKSYLEAKEKVERLAEELSKSRRKAAGRLERRIKEHLKELELKNARFKIEFETVPLSSTGKDRVSFLFTGNPAMPLQPVDVSISGGELSRLLLSILAEGGKASDVLVFDEIDAGMSGKVLSRVAEKLLKISRNVQIIAVSHSPAVVAMADTVFKVEKSPKGEIAVFPLEKGDVEREIARMIAGEMTEGSLQAARELMDRKGELG; translated from the coding sequence ATGCTTTCGGAACTCTCAATTAGAAATTTTGCGACGATAAAAGAGGCGGAGCTTATCTTTGATAATGGATTGAACGTTATCGTTGGCGAAACGGGGGCTGGAAAATCCCTCCTCCTTGGTGCAGTAGGTTTTCTTAAAGGGGATAGGGTAAAACTTCCCATTTCTAACGGGACGGTTGTCGAGGCGGTGTTTGAGAGAGATGGAGAGGAGATAATTGTCCGTCGTGAAATTGTCAACGGTAGGACCCGGTTTTTCCTTAACGGTAGGCGCGTTCCTCAGCAATTAGTAAAAGAAAACATAGCCCCTCTCATAACCATTCAATCTCAGCATGAGTCTATAACCCTCTTGAAACCTTCACGTCAACTAAAGATTGTGGATCAGTTTGCAGGTAACAGTGATTTGCTTGAAGAGTACAGGGCAGCTTATACCCTTTTTTTAAAGGCTAAAGAGAGGTTAGAAACTCTTAAAGAGAGTATGGCAGAGAAGAAGAGAAAGATTGATGTTCTTAAATTTCAGATAAATGAGCTTGAGAGTGTTGAGTGGGGAGAGGAGATAGAAAACGAGCTTTCAAGGCTTGTGGATATCCTTTCAAAGGCAGAAAAAATAAAAGAGGTAATGGCCCTCTCCCGTGCTGAACTGTATGAAGGAGAAGATTCTGCCCACAGTAAAATAGGGAGGGTTTTGAGGGAGATAGAAGAGCTTGATGTGGAAGACTTAATTGAGGAGCTTTCGGATATCCATTATAGAATAGAGGGTTTTGTCTTTGAGCTTGAGAAGAGGCTTTCTATTCCGGAGACGGAAAGCTCCCTTGAGGAAATAGAAGATAGACTTTACGAGATGAGAAAACTTAAAGAAAAGTACGGTCCTTCGTGGGGTGATGTTAGAGTATTTTATGAGAGAGCGAAGGCGGAGCTTGAGGAGCTTGAGAACATTGATTTTAAGATAGAATCTGCAGAAAAATCTTATCTTGAAGCTAAGGAGAAGGTTGAAAGACTTGCAGAAGAGCTGTCAAAATCACGAAGGAAGGCGGCAGGACGCCTTGAGAGACGGATAAAAGAACACCTGAAAGAGCTTGAGCTTAAGAATGCGAGGTTCAAAATAGAATTTGAAACTGTTCCCCTTTCATCTACCGGGAAAGATAGAGTTTCATTCCTATTTACAGGTAATCCAGCTATGCCGCTTCAACCTGTTGATGTTTCGATTTCCGGCGGCGAACTTTCAAGGTTACTCCTATCTATCCTTGCTGAAGGTGGAAAGGCTTCCGATGTTCTTGTTTTTGATGAGATAGATGCCGGTATGTCGGGGAAGGTTCTTTCTCGCGTAGCGGAAAAACTGCTTAAAATTTCAAGGAATGTTCAGATTATAGCTGTATCTCATTCGCCTGCAGTTGTTGCTATGGCCGATACTGTTTTCAAAGTGGAGAAGTCTCCAAAGGGTGAGATAGCAGTGTTTCCTCTTGAGAAAGGAGATGTGGAAAGGGAAATAGCCAGGATGATAGCAGGAGAAATGACGGAAGGTTCGCTTCAGGCTGCCCGGGAGCTTATGGATAGGAAAGGTGAACTTGGATAG
- the yihA gene encoding ribosome biogenesis GTP-binding protein YihA/YsxC: MITVKKAQLYKTVFKPEDLPDTPYNEVAFVGRSNVGKSSLLNTIVKNYRLAKVSSSPGKTRSVNFYFVNDRFFVVDLPGYGFARLSKAEQRRWKELIESYLTGRDKLKGVFLLVDSKVGPTDKDIMMKEWLEYYGIPFCVVATKVDRLKKQSERATLKRRIRQKLGIDDSVNVIPFSARTREGRVEILKQIEQFLEQ; this comes from the coding sequence ATGATAACGGTAAAGAAAGCACAACTTTACAAAACGGTTTTTAAACCGGAAGACCTGCCAGATACACCCTACAATGAGGTTGCCTTTGTCGGACGTTCCAACGTGGGCAAGTCTTCCCTTCTTAATACGATTGTCAAGAATTACCGCCTTGCAAAGGTGAGTTCTTCCCCCGGTAAGACGCGTTCCGTTAATTTTTACTTTGTTAATGATAGGTTTTTTGTCGTTGACCTTCCCGGTTACGGTTTTGCCAGGCTTTCGAAAGCTGAACAGCGGCGCTGGAAAGAGCTTATAGAATCCTACCTTACAGGAAGGGATAAATTAAAAGGAGTTTTTCTGCTTGTTGATTCAAAGGTTGGTCCTACTGACAAGGATATTATGATGAAGGAGTGGCTTGAGTATTACGGAATTCCTTTCTGTGTTGTTGCAACGAAAGTGGATAGGTTAAAAAAGCAGTCTGAAAGGGCTACACTAAAGAGGAGAATCAGACAGAAGTTGGGGATAGATGACAGCGTCAATGTAATTCCCTTTTCTGCCAGAACCCGGGAAGGAAGGGTTGAGATTTTGAAGCAGATAGAACAATTTCTGGAGCAGTAA
- a CDS encoding TlpA disulfide reductase family protein has translation MKKKIAAGLLLAAALIGGCGQNKTVSKENSAVQKESREPEKPKCAVGYNFELQTVSGKKIRLSDFKGKVVVLQFFGTFCPTCRREIPVLNRLYEEYGGKVVVIGMNTDYEGNPPPALKAFVKEEGIKYPVVVVDQKTWMNYPGYFTGSDIIPQTFFIDKNGDVCYYGVGFAPGDEAKYKAAIDKLLHG, from the coding sequence TCAGAATAAGACTGTTTCTAAAGAAAATTCTGCTGTTCAGAAAGAGTCGCGAGAGCCTGAGAAACCAAAGTGTGCTGTTGGCTATAACTTTGAGCTTCAAACGGTAAGCGGTAAGAAGATAAGACTTTCGGATTTTAAAGGAAAGGTTGTTGTTCTTCAGTTTTTTGGGACATTTTGTCCAACCTGCAGAAGGGAAATTCCTGTCCTTAACAGACTTTATGAAGAGTATGGCGGAAAGGTTGTTGTAATCGGAATGAACACTGATTACGAGGGAAATCCGCCGCCAGCTCTAAAAGCGTTTGTTAAGGAGGAAGGAATTAAGTATCCCGTGGTTGTTGTTGACCAGAAAACCTGGATGAATTATCCGGGCTACTTTACCGGAAGTGATATAATTCCCCAGACATTTTTCATAGATAAAAACGGGGATGTTTGCTACTATGGTGTTGGTTTTGCCCCCGGTGATGAGGCAAAATACAAAGCTGCCATAGATAAACTACTGCACGGATGA